A genomic stretch from Hemitrygon akajei chromosome 10, sHemAka1.3, whole genome shotgun sequence includes:
- the ndufb2 gene encoding NADH dehydrogenase [ubiquinone] 1 beta subcomplex subunit 2, mitochondrial has product MSWCGGVGAALRRGVQLLQGGGSRGILPVRRAGGGVHIEPQYRQYPELTKKQVLQSEFLSGFMWFWILWHLWHDADAVTGHFPYPDPSEWTDEELGIPPIDEE; this is encoded by the exons ATGTCCTGGTGCGGAGGAGTCGGGGCAGCGCTGCGGCGGGGAGTCCAGCTCCTGCAAGGTGGCGGGAGCAGAGGGATTCTTCCCGTCAGAAG AGCTGGTGGTGGGGTCCACATTGAGCCTCAATATCGACAATATCCAGAGTTGACCAAAAAGCAAGTGCTCCAGTCTGAGTTTCTCAGTGGTTTTATGTGGTTTTGGATATTATGGCATCTGTGGCACGATGCTGATGCAGTCACT GGTCACTTTCCTTATCCTGATCCCTCTGAGTGGACTGATGAGGAGTTGGGCATTCCTCCAATTGATGAGGAATGA